The genomic window ACTGATTTATCCTCAAATGAGCAGCATGCTTCAGACAGTCATCAGTTTGAGACGAGAAGGAGCGTTCAGTATCAGACACCTGGGCGTTTCAAGTGTGACTACTGTGGGAAGGGTTTCCCTTTCCTAAGCATGATGAAAGGCCACAGGCTGTCACACTGGGGAGAGGAACCAGGTCTGTGTGGGATGGCCTTCATCAGACGGAGCCACCTAAAGCGCCTGCATATAGGCGTCAAGCCATTCACCTGCCAGGTCTGTGGGCGCACCTTCTCTCGCAGCGCTCACCTCAGCTCACACACGAAGACTCACAACATGTGAACGCTGGACGTTACTGTTTTTCATCAGTATCAGCGTGCATGTATCAGCTCCACAAAAAGGAGGGTGGCAACCAGTGtccttttcaaaatgttaaaccaCTCTGAAAGCTTCAGAGTAACAAAAGCTGCCTCACTTGGGTTTTGACCACTAGGGAACAAAAGATTTCCTGGCTGTAAATCAACATCTTATCTTTTGTTTTGCTAAAAAACTGTTGAACTTTTCATCTTTGTTGCTCAGTTTTCTTCCTCAGTTGGCCTACCTTTTTCTCTGGTGTTTGACGGTAAACTTTAAACACCGGGTCGACATTTCTCTTAAAAACATGCGTGCTGCTGTTCAAATAGTTTTTacttattaataataataaaaataataatacatttaatttgtaacgcactgtacatttttgcaaaaaaaatgctacagggaaaaaaaacaaaaacaaataaaaacaaatttcatcaactaagcaactaacgaaactaaaagcacaagcagaaggctAAGTGTTAAAAAGGTTTTTAGGGCCCTTTTAAAAGCATCAGCAGACTGTGGAGCCCTCAGCTGGTCAGGGAGAGcgttccacagactgggagcagaggagcagaaggccCGGTCACCCATGGTGTGGAGTTTAGTCCTGGGGGATGGAGGAGGTTGGTGTTTCCAGAGTGGAGGCTTCGTGCGGAGGATTGTGGGGTGAGGAGTATTTAATAGAAACATTTAATAGCATGTTTATacaaacttttcatttaaaacatgaaatgaatgaGTAGAGATGTGCAATGCTGTGTTCTAAGAATTCTACAATATTTCaatgtatttcagttttacatttaaaaaatgcacttGGAGCACCTGCTgtaatgtaattttcttttttcaatatgCACTcttttgtctgtgtatttatttatttttaccctCTGTGATTTTCTAATTCTAGTGGTGCAGCTTGACATATAACACACAGTATCCACTGTACTATGTCTTACATACAAGCATACAGTGGTGCAGAAAAACATGCAGTTGCATGACACAGTCAAACCACAGAGCAATGTTCATATAAGATgagtatatttatttatatttatctttGCTTAGAAACATTTCCAGCTAAACTAGTCAATATGCAGTAAATGAACAGTGGCCATCATTGGTTAACATAATGAAAGCCAATGCAATCATAATTATAAAGACCCCCTAGTGGACTCTAAAAATCATTCAATTGTTACTGCTGGTCATTGATGAGTTTATGAAGCATTAATAGTTCTTAATTAAATAGCAGAGGTGTCCTTATGTCATTAAAACGCGAGCTACGTGATTGTAAATCTGTAGGATTAGCCAATAATTCTCAATCAACCCGTTAATGAGAATGACCAGTTTAGTGAGACTCATGTAAATGTGGTTTCccgccccgtgtccacctgttGCAGTTACAGCTGGCTCTGTGACAGACTGGGTGAGAGGCGCAGCTctgcacagaaaacaaactaaGTGCGGCTCGCTGGGTGCACGGCGCATCTCTGTCCTGCGGAGTTCACAACATCTGTAATGGATGTTTGGTTCAACAGGAATTTACAAGGTAAGACACTTAAAAATGGAATTGGTACATCAGGGTTTAAAAGGAATTAAGCAATGACTTCTTCACTCAAgtgagctgctgcagctccactgagaaaaacagagatattaCAGGTATCATATGTACAGGCGTTAATACACTCCAAATGTTGTTGTGttcaatgaaaaaacacaacaaacgaTATGTAAATCTattataattgtataatttgtAGCGGTTTTGTGTCAACACTTTGCCATGTGTCAATGCGCGTAGATTAAGTGATGTAATCTGGATTAGAGTGAGTAAAGCGTGGAGATAACCTCCGCTCTGTCCGCATGTTCACAAGagacaagaaacagaaaaaaaaacatatagaccccctcccccctctcttttaAGTGGAAATAAACCTTTAGCATTTATTAAACTAGCATTAAACTGTAACTTGCAATTACAATAAAGTCCTTTATTTCAAACTACCTCTGCTGAAGTCTTTGTACTGTTTTACagactgttttatttaaagaatcaTTTACTGTGTTGCCTCAAGTTTGGAGCAGTTTGAGGAAAGCTCATCTTTGCCTACTATTTGGTTTAAACGACAGATATTGTGTACTGGATAATACATTCTAGTACCCAAAATCTGATTgcaaaaagacaagaaaacagcagttgtgtgtgtgtgtgtgtgtgtgtgtgtgtgtgtgtgtgtgtgtgtgtgtgtgtgtgtgtgtgtgtgtgtgtgtgtgtgtgtgtgtgtgtgtgtttggagcaGCTTCAGATGTTTATGCCAGAGAGACTGATTTGATGTAAGCAGATATTCAGTATTTTAATTCTGGATATCAAGTTTGAAGTGATCAGTTTGAGTAGAGTCAGTTTGAGTTTCTCTTAGCAGGCTTTGTGGACACTGATGACTCTAGTGTCAATATACATGATTCACATTCTGCAGCTGCAGTGTGGCACCCTACAGTGTAAACTGGACACTGGACCCTCAAGCAGCAGAGGACAACATAACTCTGCTTGTTACTGTTTTAATGGCTcacattattcattattaaataCATGTAGGATGTATTCAGCATCATCTCCACACATTGTACAATAttcatcttttgttttaaacacattacAAATGCTGTTGATAAATCTGTTGACATATGTGCTTATCCATTCAAACTCTTTACTAATACAGTTAAGTCCTGGATCATCTGTTGCTAATGCGCGGAGCAGTATGCTCCATATTGTCCAATTTGGGCTgacacctgtttgtttttttcttctgcatcgTAGAAACTTGAATCCGGCAAAGTCCTTTTTCTGTCCTGCGTAAAGAAGACATAGtgcaagaggaagaaaaaaaaagagaaagaaagacaatcCGACAATCTGAGACAACGGGCGACGTGGAGAAGGGGATTGCAGCATGCAGCGGTGCGGAGATGGTACCAAGCTGCGCTACAGGCTGACTCTGGTCACAGGGATGCTGGAGTGCCTGTGCTTTGCTGGTCTGGTGTTTGGATTTGCCTCTCTGGTGTTTGTGCTAAAGAAGGATGGCTACTTCAGTGATCTGTGTGTCAGCGTCCCAGGCTCCAACAGTACAGGTAAGACACTCTGGATTCAAGGTTTTGAAGGTGATTagaagcacacacaaaaagaactGTTACTGTCCATATTAGCTGCATGGGTACATTTTGTTCGCTCTGAGGCACAACAACTCCAAACCAAATGATGACCATCTTTGGGTCATCTTGCTTGTTGGCAAAATGAGACTGTCTACCTTGTTAGAAACCCAGCTGGCTCTGTttagttgtattttttattctaaattgTGATTAACTAGTTGGGTTTTGACTACTAGCCTCAGTGATGACGGCTCATTGATCCTTAAACTGACTTCTTTATCTTCTATTTGGCCATAGCCCCAGTTAAAAATTGACAAATAACCCACTGACAATAACCTCCATCAGAGGGTTCGCCTTGGCATATATATTTCCATGTTACCACCCAGCAAAGAGCAACATAATCATCCTATTCAAGTTCAATTACTGTTTTCAGCAGACACATTGCATTGCCCACTACCAGTTTGCTCAATAGCCCACCatatgtctctgtgtctcttttctttACAGACTGCAGTATACAGGATGAGCAGTTTTCTCTGATCTTCACTATCGCATCATTCCTAAACAACTTCATTAATCTAATCACTGGTTACCTGTTTGATCGATTCGGCACCATGGTAACCAGGCTGCTGGGAATGTAAGTTAACTTTGATAGTGGACTGACAAACTCATATTTTCCTTGtgtttattctattttttttaaaacacacgcTCTTGAAAGGGCAATAACAAAAGATTTGTAAGTTCaattggaaaaaatatatattttcaggGTGAAAAAAGTCACTATTAAATGCATGATACACAGACAGGATCCATGAAGTCAAATGTATGTTCCAGTTTGCTCTTCAGTTCAGTGGGGGGACCAGTAAGGGTTGCAGAGATAACAGTAGGGAGTGTCTAATGGAGATCGATTGATATAAGTCAGGCAAAAGATAACCCTATACCCTACAAGAAcgccttgtttttgttgtttaaaaccctgaatctttttatttgacatttttggcaCAGTACAGATTAAAGAAataacattaaataataataaagcaataaacataaaaaatgaagaaaaaaactccTCCCTGAATCTTTTTCAAGAAAAGTAGTACCAGACCTGACGATCCTAGTTCAGACATAGCTACAGTTGGTCACAACCCCTTTGACCCCCTGACTTTTTATCCATAGAAGttacatttcactgaaaacACGTGCCTGCACTTATGTTATGCAACTCTTTGCAAGATGATGTTCAAAGCCCTTTTAAAAGCTGCTCTGTCCCAGGACAGTAAGGACTGTTGATTTCAAGAGTTTTAGCGTTATACATTTACACTTTGGGTTACTTATTTACTCCTCATGGACCAAGTGGATGCATATCTTTAGATAATGTTATACAGGTCATCAAGATAAAGAACCTTTGGATGAAAACACCCATACTGtgataatgtgttttaaaagataTAAACAAATCTGGGATAAacaaatcacaaataaaaaacagcaaatgtCCAAAATTATGAATAAATCATAATCATTTCAGCCATAACCAGCTAAACTATTTCCAGACACATAAATTGCTCTAAATATGGCTTCATCGTAAACTTTCAATATTTTACCCTGAACTACATTCAGTCAAATTTCTCTCTCCAGATCTTTGCACACAACTGGAACTCTACTTGTGGCCTTTTCGACTGCTGGTAGGTTCACAGGCAtattcacacaaacatttagcCAAGTTACACTTTCTAGTAGTTTATGTATCTGTCTTCACTGTTAGAGaaaataccataccataccataccataccatactatctataccataccatgccatgccatgccatgccatgccatgctaTACTATACTGTACCATGCCATACCACAaaatactataccataccatcccataccatgccatgccataccataacacaaaatacaataccataccatgccatgccATACCAGACTGTACCAtgccatgccataccataccataccataccataccatacaataccataacACAAAataccatgccatgccatgccatgctaTGCCAGACTGTACCAtgcaataccataccataccataccataccacaccacaccataccataccataccatgccatgccatgccatgctataccatgccatgccataccataccataccagactgtaccatgccataccataccataccataccataccataccataccataccataccatgccataaCACAgcataccataccatgccatgccataccataccatgccatgccatgccataccataccataacacaacataccatgccatgccatgccataccatacaCACCATACAATGCTATACCATACTGTACCATGTCATACCactaccataccataccataccataccataccataccataccataccataccataccataccataccataccataccatactgtaTCATGCAATACAACaaaataccataccataccatgccatgcTATGCCATGCTATACCATGCTATACCAcaacataccataccataccattcTGAGTCCAATGTATTTTTgacatttggggaaaaaaactgtgAGGAGATTACACTTCACTGGTGTATCATCCTTTGAAATGGGAAAGTATGTTACATTTCCACCATATTCTAAACCTGTTACactttgttcagtttttttatgtatttgtcaGGGATTTGTTAAACATCTGAAGGGCTGTAAACTTGATCTATTACTGTTGCAGAATTTTCCAACATGCTTTTTCCGGCGCTGTCCTGCATCGCTGTTGGAGGAGTTCTCTTCCTTCTAACTAACATGCAGGTAAATTCTGTATTTCAGTATGCAACTAAATATCTGAGCAAATAAATATTCTCCACTGGTTAAGCTCTTCAGAGAGTTTTGCTTAATTGCTCTTCTGTGTGTCTGGAAGATAGGGAACCTGTTCCCTGCTCATCGCTCCACCATCATTACCCTCTACAATGGTGCCTTTGACTCCTCTTctgctgtgtttctcctcaTCAAGGTAAAGAACTGCACAAGTGTCACTGTAGacattatcattttaaaattgaAGCAGTATCTTCAAATCATTTACTAGAAGGGTAATtgtcacaacacaaaaacagctcTTCAGGGCATTTACAGTGCAGGATTGTAGGCTGCACTTAATCATTGATTACTAACTAATGTAAGACAGCTTGCTCCAAAGAGGTAGAACAAAAACCATTAACAACAAAGtgaaacatgtagacttcagaTCACAGTTTTGATCAATAACAAGAGAAATCTACATAGTCTTAAGATAATCTTTCCTACAGTAACAGCATGAAAAGAACATTCTGGTCTTTCTTGAATCAAATCCATAAATGGAGTGGCAGAAAATGTGTTATGATCTCTTCTTTCTGAACATACAGTCCTTGTGTATTTTTACTTACTTTAGTAAAACAAGATGATCATCAGCTTTGACAAATTGGTATTATCTAATTCCTGCTTGTTTCTTCCCCTGCTTTCCAGGTTATGTATGAACAGGAAGTTTCTCTCCGTGCCTCCTTCCTTGTTTTGTCCTTCTGCAGCATCATACATTTGGTGAGAACCTTTGTGCTGATGCCAAGAACCCACATCCCCTACACGGTGCAAGAAGACTACACCTACGGGTGAGAACATTTACTTATCTATTAAACAGCTTCAGAATCAGTTGAAGATCATCTACATGCATTTGAAAAAGACATAGACGTTCTATTTTTTTCCCGCTCTTCAGATTGGATTGCGGAAAGGACATCACCTACAATGAAGAGCAGTCTGAGAGAGTGCGAGAGGGGGCCGTGACATGTTCACAGGAGTCCAGCGAGAAAGACTACATGCCCACAGTAACTGAAGATGGGACAGATGCTCAAGACTCAGGGAAAGAAGGTACTAGTTCTTCTATTTTTGCCATTGATTTCCCACCTCAGCCATGTATATTCAGTAAAACTCCCCCATAAAAAATGAAGTACACATAGACatgagagatttaaaaaataaagcagccttttttaaaatctccctctttttttacAAGATTTATATTTGGActgttgtgcctttattggtGAGAAGGGACAAGGGACAGAGTCGGAAGAacgggaggagagggagagagagcgagagtgggaaataacatgtgggaaaggaggcACAGGTTTGATTTGAACCTGGGTTGCCCCCGcattgaggactatagccttttTACATGGGGCATGCAGACCAACCACTCAGCCCGGGGCGCCCCTCTTTAAGTCATTTTCAAGCTTTTGTGTGAACATATAAGAAGCTGAAATcggtgaaaagaaaacaaacattattaccAATATGTTTCATACAATACATAGTGTGTACAGACGTAGAAAATAACTGTTAAAAGTTTACAAGTTCATGTCAAACCCAGTTTTTCCTAGTCACTGTTTTAGTCAAAGGCTAAAGGTATGTTTCTCCAAACAGACTACAACTATGTCAATAAGGAGGGATATGCACA from Labrus bergylta chromosome 1, fLabBer1.1, whole genome shotgun sequence includes these protein-coding regions:
- the LOC109998813 gene encoding equilibrative nucleobase transporter 1, whose translation is MQRCGDGTKLRYRLTLVTGMLECLCFAGLVFGFASLVFVLKKDGYFSDLCVSVPGSNSTDCSIQDEQFSLIFTIASFLNNFINLITGYLFDRFGTMVTRLLGISLHTTGTLLVAFSTAEFSNMLFPALSCIAVGGVLFLLTNMQIGNLFPAHRSTIITLYNGAFDSSSAVFLLIKVMYEQEVSLRASFLVLSFCSIIHLVRTFVLMPRTHIPYTVQEDYTYGLDCGKDITYNEEQSERVREGAVTCSQESSEKDYMPTVTEDGTDAQDSGKEVASFRSCLLSWFFMLHLMWLSVMQLRHYLFIGTLNPRLTRLADNDPDLVSQYTNAFAMTQLCGVLCAPWNGLILDRHKGKPLAPGETEQEADLRSSILSLFLTCLMCLLFSVCASIPFLPLQYLTFVLQVLNRSFLYGGTAAFISIAFPAAHFGKLYGMVMSMSAIFSLLQYPCFALVKGALGSDPFYVDIALILLTLLVFIHPAYIFFHCRRVARNKEDQHLTKDDRGTIMAEAKL